The nucleotide sequence gtagaatgggagaatactaggagatcctccccttatgtacacaggtgcttccggtggcgcctgtggggtctgggggggccttttagggtctggtcctgtgacggtggggttgcagggccattccgtggccccccttttcTGCTTGCGCGcgttttgcagggattgtggtcgctgaccggcacagtgatgttttttggttagggactcatgtgcatcagaagacctgcatgtggtacatgaggcaatatggtttggccaaattatatactaacttctgatgttggttttaaatgtagctgaataagctttcgtgtcagccatgggtgcgatgtgcagccatttctgtctttttggcttgtgcatattatagtagttatatgcttgtacataggagcagtattatagtagttatattcttgtatataggagcagtattatagtagttatattcttgtatataggagcagtattatagtagttatattattgtacataggagcagtattatagtagttatattcttgtgtataggagtagtattatagtagttatattcttgtacataggagcagtattatagtagttatattcttgtacataggagcaatattatagtagttatatgcttgtacataggagcagtagtatagtaattatattcttgtacatatgagcagtattatagtaattatattcttgtatataggagcagtattatagtagttatattcctgtatataggagcagtattatagtaattatattcttgtatataggagcagcattatagtagttatattcttgtatataggagcagtattatagtaattatattcttgtatataggagcagtattatagtagttatattcttgtatataggagcagtattatagtagttatattcttgtgtatagataCATAAATTACTTATCTTTTGCTGGTGCCATTCATCATTTGTAACCACTTAGAATGAACGGCTGCCAGTATAGACTAAAATATTATGGCAAGATAATCGTTCACCAGTCATTCAGTGATTCAGTGGTTGTTCAAATATCAACCTATGTTTGTGTTAGGCAGAGACGGGGAACCTGTGGCGAAACAAAGCTATTGCTGTCCAGGCTcaaggggaattgtagttttaccaaAGCTGGAGGGCTGTTTCCCCATCACCAGTGTAATGTATGACACTCTTCTTATGTTAAAGCACAACACAAAAGATAATGAGGTTAATGCACCTTAAACAAATATCAATATTGCTGCATGTTTAGCAAATCATGCAATTATATCTTATATCTATAAACTTTTTATAATGGAGAACAGCACCACCCAGAGGTCTTTTAAAGGTAGTACGATTATTAAGACAGTATAATAGATAAATCCTTTCTTATCGATTCCTCCTGACTGGACATTTTCCAAGATGTGTGGAGTGTGATAACCAGCTTTGTGGTGACTGTGTGACTTGTGTGTTTATGCTATATGTAGCCACGCAGTGATTGGGTTGCAGTTGCAGCTTGCTATGTTTTGCTATACTGTTCTAGTAAACCCTGATACATCTTCAGTAAGTGTGCTAGTATTGGGGGATGTCAGTGTTAGCACACGGCTGCCTGTGATGATGTGCAGAAATGATAAGTAGTTTACAGACAATGATTGCATTGGtgtctccagcagcacagagtatttcagatgACCAGTATAGGTTTTGTGGAAGGCATTGACATTATGTAATCATCTCCATTTAAACTGCACCGACAGAAATAATATAACAATAGTTCCCTACATAATACCAGCACTCCCtttgtgtacacacacagtatattagtGCTGCCCTGCTCACATTAGTGCCTCTTCGGAAAGATGGTAACCCCATATTGCCCATACACATAGATAGTATGCACTTGTGGACCCCTACAGATGAAGAATATCCCTTAGTGGCTCACACAAGGGAAGTACCCCCTTAGTGTCCCCATACAGTAAAACAATACTTACCTAGCTTCCTTCCTATAATGAGTGAGGCAGCTCAGGCCATAGGCCTCTTCTGGGCACTGGGTATGGTTCATGTAGGTACATCACTACACCCCCATCGATCCCGAAACCAGGAAAAGAATCACCCTGCTATAAATGAAGCACTCAGCACACCGACTGGATAGGGGATAGAAACTTCAGATGGGAAtaccatgttaaaaaaacatcTTATGTCGTCCTCTAGACAAACCTCAATGAAACCTGGGAGAGGTCGCGGTCAGAGTTCAAGCTGATCAGGAAGTTAGGACAAGGATTCTTTGGAGAAGTCTATGAAGGTCTCTGGAATAACAGTGAAACAGTGGCCATAAAGACCTTCAAGCAAGGTGggttaaatattaaaggggtaccccagggaaaatatctttctttcaaatcaactggtttcagaaagttatatagatatgtaatttacttctatttaaaaatctcaggttttcccatacagctgctgtacgtcctgccgaagtggtgtattctttccagtctgacacagtgctctctgctgacatctctgtccaagacaggaactgtctacagaaggaaaaaaattctatggagatttgctactgctctaggcaatttctgtctcagacagaggtggcaggagagagcactgtgtcacactggaaagaatcaaCCACTTCcggtaggacatacagcagctgataagtactggaagacttgagatttttaaataaaagtcatttaGAAATCAACAttgctttctgaaaccagttggtttgaaagaaaaaagatttcactggagtaccccttaaacttCTTGAACAAAATAATTGGAAGATGTCCACCTTACATGATCTTCTTCTCCATACAGGTGACCTCAACAAAAGCGACTTTGAGAAGGAGATAATTGCTCTGAAGAATCTGTGTCACAAGAACCTCATCCAGCTGCTGGCTGTGTGCTCTATTGGAGAACCCATCTACATTGTCACTGAGCTTATGGTCAAAGGAAACCTCAATGACTACTTGAAAGGCAAGCGAAGATGATGGCAAGACAATGATGTCTTTAAATGAACACtgacgttataactttcaaaatctagatCAATAGGGGATGTGAAATAAGGCAAGTTTGTAGCTTAAATGCATTAttgtttttagttatcatgctataaaacaaagttatacttacttgtattcaggcccagtcttctgaaggcagatttttttcatcttgtgctagttgaaaaaaaaaagaccaaatgcaggaagtcctggtggacacattgagccatgacactctgtaccAGCTGGGACTCCCATGTGTTTAGTTTTTCtctaccagcacaagactaaaaatctgccttcaggagactgggcctggatacaagtaagtatagctttgttttaaagcgtgataattttaaaaaatgattgtaaattgcaaacatgctttatatcacatctaatgttgatttagattttgaaatttgtAACAGAAGTAACACTTTAGTATTGGGGGAGGAATATAGGAGACAAATGGCATCCATAAAAATCAATAGGCTACACATCTTACCATTCTGTTACTACTCAAAGGCCCATCCACTGTGCTAGGGGATGATTTACATTAAACTCCTATTGATGGCATGTTGAGGGAGAAAGGGTTACTAATGCACTGACTTTGCAAGATGCTGTATGAACAAAAATGAAAGAAACTGCTGCAGCCAAGCAAGGAAATTGTTACAATAGGCCCTGCTGTTGCTGAGAACAGAGAGAAGCCTTCACCTTGCATGGACTGTTTAGATTGTCTGGAGGCTCATAACTTGCAAGTACACAGCCCAGGCCTTCTTTTTGTAGCACCCCTCTTTTTCTGCACTGGGTTAAGTGAAGTGATTAAAAATATCAGGAACTTGACATAAGAGGGACATCTTAAAGACATTATACATTTTTCTATGTGACTTTGATAGAGATGTTCATGTTTCTGCAGGTACTGAAGGACAATGGCTTAAAAATGCCGATTTTGTCAACATGATTTGTCAGGTCGCAGATGGTATGGAATATCTGGAAAAGAAACATGTTGTCCACAGGGATTTGGCCACACGAAACGTTCTCGTTGGAGAAAATCTTATCTGCAAGATTGCAGATTTTGGAATGGCTCGGATACTTAAGGTGGTCCACAGTCATCTCTCCTACCAGTGTGTTGTGGGTCGACTGATTGACTGCAAAGGCTACTGGACATAGAGCATTTAGGGCCCCATAACTTATCAGTATCAAATGCTACTAAAGGAGCAAGCGCTCTATTTTCTCTCACTGTCAACTACTGTTTCCTTTGCTCCTCTACTGTCAACTGCAGGCAAGCAGAGTTTtattgtttaaagcgactctgtacccacaatctgaccccccccccccccccccccaaaaccgcttgtacctttggatagtggcttttaatccaagacctgtcctggggtccgttcggcaggtgatgcagttattgtctttaaaaaaaacttttaaacttgaagccctgtgcccaacggccgggacttagattgtgtatgcattaggctggcacaacctctccatccctcctcatcattaggaatgctccaggcagattgtctcctattcctcacctgtgtcagcatggcacatgggctggatcgttaaggcagctgtgcaatgttcagacaggagaaatgttctaggagcattcctaatgatgaggagggtggggaggagggacagagagggtgtgccagcctaatacatacacaatctaggtGACGGCCGTTgggcatagggctgcaagtttaaaagttgttttgtgggacaataactgcatcacctgccgaactgaccccaggatagatcttggattaaaagcagctatctaaaggtacaagtggtttggaggggacagattgtgggtaaggAGTCGCTTCAACAAATAAAGGTTTGACCTTTAGAATATAGGATATAGAAATTAAATAGGCACTGCATTTTCAGCTAATGTAAGATGTAAGAAATGTAATACAAAGGAGAAAGTGTTCTCCTTATCAACTTAAAggagaaaattttttattaaagtgttataactacagatgagcgaacctggagcatgctcgagtccatccgaacccgaactttcgacattcgattagcgggggctgctgaagttggataaagccctaaggctatgtggaaaacatggatatagtcattggctgtatccatattttcgagacaaccttagagctttatccaagttcagcagccccggctaatcaaatactgaacgttcgggttcggacggactcgaactcggttcgctcatctctagttataacttttgggggggcaatacagtactttaataaaaattttcgccagacttctcctttaacactatATATGTTATACAGAAAAACACCACTAGGTGGAGTTATAGTTTAGTTTTGACCTTCATgcatttttgctggagtttctgggaacctttttttttttcttctaattttgctcTTCATCTATTTCAGGATGACTGTTATTCTCCAGAAAACAATCGTGCTGTCCCAGTAAAGTGGACAGCGCCTGAAGCTTTAATGTACTGCAAATATTCTTCCAAATCAGACGTGTGGTCATTTGGAGTTGTAATTTTTGAGGTTTACTCACTTGGAGATGTGCCATACAAAGGTAATGCGGAAAGTGGTGCTGAGCGTAAtgagagataagcgaacctgccgaggttcgggttcatatgaacctgaactctcggcttctgattcccgctgtctgcccgttccgtggagagggtggatacagccggaggaccgcctggaaaactgggatacagccatagccataggctgtatcccagttttccaggcggtcctccggctgtatccactctctccaaggagcgggcagacagcggcagtcagaagccgagagttcaggttcatatgaacccgaacctcggcaggttcgctcatctctactggtaatGAGTCAGGACTGCAGTCTGGGGTTAGAGTTACTTAGGATCCATTTTATCTCTACCATATGGGCAAACTAGGGCAAAAGCCCCGATAGTACACCCCAATGACAACCAATATCTATACATCCTACTGGGACACATAGATGTAGTGGAGTACCTAGAGATGGAACTAGTCTATAAGCCAAATTGTCCATGCATTACATGCTTATTACATATTGTCCATACATTCACATGCTTATCGGTTTCAAAGATTCATTGGGGGCTTCCAGTTTGTGGCAGGGTCTATAAAACAAGAATAGGGCTGGTAAAGTTTTTACTTATGATTTATATAAGCAATGACAAATgtacatagggggagatatatcaaactggtgtaaagtagaattgtcttagttgagcctagcaaccaatcagattccacctttaatttttcaaagaatctgtgaggaatgaaaagtggaatctgattggttgctaggggcaactaagacaatcctactttacaccagtttgataaatttcccccatagtatctTCACAGGCCCACCCAGCCAAACTAAAGatgaattcagctctgctacacttaCAACTCTTCCCAATGAGGCTGCTTCCTTTCCTGACCCGTACATGTTTCTTTTTGTTAGGAATGAACAATCGGGAAGTAATGGCAAAGGTTGCTCAAGGTTACAGGCTGCCGCAGCCTCATGGTTGCCCTGCGGAGATGTATAAAATAATGCTGCTCTGCTGGATGGAGAAGCCGCAGGGTCGACCAAGTTTCCTAGAGTTGGTAGAAAAATTGACTAATGTTAAGAGGTCAATCCGGTGAAGAAGAAGGATGGAGTTCTAGAGAATATCAATGCATATGAACTACTGAGATCATGGAGGATGGGTGTTATCATCAATGTGGCTtatgcccctaatgataatgAGGAGACTTTTAGTTACATCCTGATAAAACATTGTTTTGTGACATACAATGAAACTCCAATCCATTGAGAGTTGAAAAACTGAAACTGTGACCACAGAGTGATGAGTGTACAGGAAGGGGTTACCTGTGTGACCACGCTTACCCTGTACTCTGAAGAGACTACAAAATGTTTTCATCTCACCAGCATTGAGAAAAATTGAGAAATGAATCAAAAAGTTGTTACTTCTTACAAAGCaacaaaacactatgggggagatttatcaaacatggtttaaagtgaaactggctcagttgcccctagcaaccaatcagattccacctttcattcctcacggactctttggaaaatgaaaggtggaatctgattggttgctaggggcaactgagccagtttcactttacaccatgtttgataaatctccccctatacacactaCTATTTATTTCAGATATAAAGCTCATTGTGTAAGCAGCTTTATTGCTCTCCTTACTCGTAAATGCACTTTGTATGAGCTCACAAAATTGTTAGCTTTCAActtttactactataatactgtaacCTTGTAAGATATAActgttataatactgccccataagtataacaatataactactataatactgctccctatctACATATATGTAACtgttataatactgcctcctatatacaaaaatataactactataatgtgtttgatgtgttttttatttagcctaggggcactagtatcagccataggtgtgaggtgcagcactctgtttcttccctgaaccgcataactactataatactgccccctatgtacaagaatataactactataatactgccccctatatacaaaaatataactactataatactgccccctatatacaagaatataactactataatactgccccctatatacaaaaatataactactgtaatactgccccctatgtacaagaatataactactacattaCCGCCCCAtgagtacaagaatataattactataaaacacgaactggagagaatggaaccgctgcacatcccatctatggctgatactaatgccgcttggcctatattaaaaatcaacaccagagtgtctgtata is from Dendropsophus ebraccatus isolate aDenEbr1 chromosome 14, aDenEbr1.pat, whole genome shotgun sequence and encodes:
- the SRMS gene encoding tyrosine-protein kinase Srms, whose product is MKDFCRTYMPCMLFLWDKIWPPLVTTRQPPVSTVERPMPSLKPSVDLVRVIYDFEARDQEELTVQAGEELCMIRDEGDYILARKLTGAMEMGLVPANYTSSLSFNSSPSAIDNGQATLDLNGQHNIYCLDSYPGLSNEDWFIEVSNRLEAERLLMSPPNAHGSYLVRPSDTNPGQFSLSVRNENKVTHFRININSKNEFYLQNGRGFSSIQELIVFHKTNWKLLKCPLLEPCVVETNLNETWERSRSEFKLIRKLGQGFFGEVYEGLWNNSETVAIKTFKQGDLNKSDFEKEIIALKNLCHKNLIQLLAVCSIGEPIYIVTELMVKGNLNDYLKGTEGQWLKNADFVNMICQVADGMEYLEKKHVVHRDLATRNVLVGENLICKIADFGMARILKDDCYSPENNRAVPVKWTAPEALMYCKYSSKSDVWSFGVVIFEVYSLGDVPYKGMNNREVMAKVAQGYRLPQPHGCPAEMYKIMLLCWMEKPQGRPSFLELVEKLTNVKRSIR